In the Dioscorea cayenensis subsp. rotundata cultivar TDr96_F1 chromosome 12, TDr96_F1_v2_PseudoChromosome.rev07_lg8_w22 25.fasta, whole genome shotgun sequence genome, one interval contains:
- the LOC120273284 gene encoding endoglucanase 14-like, translated as MALPNLLLLLCFHCFFLFFIQSHSSIDYSQALTKSLLFFEGQRSGKLPSSQRIQWRGDSALKDGSDNGVNLTGGYYDAGDNVKFGFPLAFTMTTLAWGIIEFEQNLVSKNEFDHAQEALRWGCDYLLNAHVAPDVLYVEVGDGFSDHECWMRPEDMTTPRTSYSVDAAHPGSDVAGETSAAFAAASIAFRKSDPHYADVLLDHAKQLFQFANDYPGSYQDSVTAATKFYASSGFEDEYQWAAVWLFHATDDQTYSDYLANKGSTSTGGVRSLFSWDDKWVGVQTIISKLKIEQRLDDNQNPLWDKYESEMVQFICPTIQRGNNNVQMSPGGMLWWQPWNNFQYTAAAMLVIAAHADHLNSVGANLQCDSVTVTPGELIEFVQSQVDYILGVNPKGMSYMVGFGSTYPVKFHHRGASMPSIKSDPALIGCKDGFEKYFYSDGPNPNVLDGAVVGGPDANDQFEDQRYNFQQSEGPTVNNGPLVGVLARLAS; from the exons ATGGCTCTTCCAaacctccttctcctcctctgcTTTCActgcttctttctcttcttcatccaAAGCCATTCTTCAATAGATTACTCTCAAGCTCTCACCAAATCCTTGCTCTTCTTTGAGGGCCAAAGGTCAGGGAAACTCCCTTCTTCTCAAAGAATCCAATGGCGTGGTGATTCTGCTCTCAAAGATGGCAGTGATAATggg GTTAATCTCACCGGAGGATATTATGATGCCGGAGACAACGTGAAGTTTGGATTTCCACTTGCATTTACTATGACAACACTTGCATGGGGGATCATTGAATTTGAGCAAAACTTAGTTTCCAAGAATGAGTTTGATCATGCCCAAGAAGCATTGAGATGGGGGTGTGATTATCTTCTTAACGCTCACGTTGCTCCAGACGTGCTTTATGTGGAAGTCGGAGATGGATTTTCCGATCATGAGTGTTGGATGAGACCAGAGGACATGACAACTCCAAGAACTTCTTACAGCGTCGATGCTGCACATCCCGGCTCCGATGTCGCCGGAGAAACCTCAGCCGCCTTTGCCGCTGCTTCCATTGCCTTTAGAAAGTCTGATCCTCATTATGCTGATGTGCTTCTTGACCATGCAAAACAA TTGTTTCAATTCGCTAATGATTACCCGGGGAGTTATCAAGACAGTGTTACGGCGGCCACAAAGTTCTACGCCAGCAGTGGATTTGAGGATGAATATCAATGGGCTGCCGTCTGGCTCTTCCATGCAACCGACGATCAAACATACAGTGATTACCTTGCCAACAAGGGCAGCACCAGCACCGGTGGTGTTCGGTCTCTTTTCTCTTGGGATGATAAATGGGTCGGTGTTCAAACCATCATCTCTAAA TTAAAGATCGAACAAAGACTCGATGACAACCAAAATCCTTTATGGGACAAGTATGAGTCGGAAATGGTTCAATTTATATGTCCGACGATACAAAGAGGGAACAACAATGTGCAGATGAGTCCGGGTGGGATGTTGTGGTGGCAGCCATGGAACAACTTCCAGTACACAGCGGCGGCGATGTTAGTGATTGCGGCTCATGCGGACCACCTTAACTCGGTGGGAGCCAACTTACAGTGTGACTCGGTCACTGTCACGCCCGGAGAGCTAATTGAGTTTGTTCAATCACAGGTGGACTACATCTTGGGTGTGAACCCAAAGGGGATGAGTTACATGGTTGGGTTTGGGTCAACGTATCCGGTTAAGTTCCATCATAGAGGAGCGTCGATGCCTTCGATCAAGTCGGACCCGGCTCTAATTGGGTGCAAGGATGGGTTCGAGAAGTACTTTTATAGTGATGGACCGAACCCGAATGTATTAGATGGTGCGGTCGTGGGTGGACCTGATGCGAACGATCAATTTGAAGATCAACGGTATAATTTTCAGCAGTCAGAGGGACCAACTGTTAATAATGGGCCACTAGTTGGGGTGCTAGCTAGACTTGCATCTTAG
- the LOC120273286 gene encoding endoglucanase 13-like — protein MALPSLLLLLLLGFECFSLFFIQSHASIDYSQALTKSLLFFEGQRSGKLPPSQRLQWRGDSALKDGSDNGIDLTGGYYDAGDNVKFGFPHAFTITTLAWGIIEFEKNLVSKNEFGHAMEALKWGCDYFLKAHIAPDVLYVEVGDGDSDHECWMRPEDMTTPRTSYRVDAAHPGSDVAGETSAALAAASIAFRKADPHYADVLLAHAKQLFQFANEHRGLYQQSVPVAGKYYSSSGFDDEYQWAAVWLFHATDDKTYSDYLANCGSTGGVRSLFSWDDKWVGVQTIVTKLKIEQRLDNNNPLWNKYESEMVQFICPTIQKGNNNVKMSPGGMLWWQPWNNFQYTTSAMLVIAAHADHLASVGANLMCGSVTVTPRELIEFVKSQVDYILGANPKGMSYMVGFGSKYPIKFHHRGASMPSIKSDPNLIGCKDGFEKYFNSDGPNPNVLEGAVVGGPDANDQFEDQRSNYQQSEGPTVNNAPLVGVLARLAA, from the exons ATGGCTCTTCCaagcctcctcctcctcctcctcctcggctTTGAGtgcttctctctcttcttcatcCAAAGCCATGCTTCAATTGATTACTCTCAAGCTCTTACCAAATCCTTGCTCTTCTTTGAGGGCCAAAGGTCCGGGAAACTCCCCCCTTCTCAAAGACTCCAATGGCGTGGTGATTCTGCTCTCAAAGATGGCAGTGATAATGGG ATTGATCTCACTGGAGGATACTATGACGCCGGAGACAACGTGAAGTTTGGATTTCCACATGCATTTACTATAACAACACTGGCATGGGGAATCATTGAATTTGAGAAAAACTTAGTTTCCAAGAATGAGTTTGGTCATGCCATGGAAGCATTGAAATGGGGGTGTGATTATTTTCTTAAAGCTCACATTGCTCCGGACGTGCTCTACGTGGAGGTCGGAGATGGAGATTCCGATCATGAGTGTTGGATGAGGCCAGAGGACATGACAACTCCAAGAACTTCTTACCGTGTCGATGCTGCACATCCCGGCTCCGATGTCGCCGGAGAAACCTCAGCCGCCCTTGCCGCTGCTTCCATTGCCTTTAGAAAGGCTGATCCTCATTATGCTGATGTGCTTCTTGCACATGCAAAACAA tTGTTTCAATTCGCTAATGAGCACCGGGGGCTTTATCAACAAAGTGTTCCGGTGGCCGGGAAGTACTACTCCAGCAGTGGATTTGATGATGAATATCAATGGGCTGCAGTCTGGCTCTTCCATGCAACGGATGATAAAACTTACAGTGATTACCTTGCCAACTGCGGCAGCACAGGTGGTGTTCGGTCTCTTTTCTCTTGGGATGATAAATGGGTCGGCGTCCAAACTATCGTCACTAAA TTAAAGATCGAACAAAGACTTGACAACAATAATCCTTTATGGAACAAGTACGAGTCGGAAATGGTTCAATTCATATGTCCGACGATACAAAAAGGGAACAACAATGTGAAGATGAGTCCCGGAGGGATGTTGTGGTGGCAGCCATGGAACAACTTCCAGTACACAACGTCGGCCATGTTGGTGATTGCGGCTCATGCGGACCACCTTGCCTCGGTGGGAGCCAACTTAATGTGTGGCTCGGTCACTGTAACGCCTAGAGAGCTAATTGAGTTTGTTAAATCACAGGTGGACTACATCTTGGGTGCAAACCCAAAGGGGATGAGTTACATGGTTGGTTTTGGGTCGAAGTATCCGATTAAGTTCCATCATAGAGGAGCGTCGATGCCTTCGATCAAGTCGGACCCCAATTTGATTGGGTGTAAGGATGGATTCGAGAAGTACTTCAATAGTGATGGACCGAACCCAAATGTGTTAGAGGGTGCTGTTGTGGGTGGGCCTGATGCAAACGATCAATTTGAAGATCAACGGTCTAATTATCAGCAATCGGAGGGACCAACTGTCAATAATGCGCCACTAGTTGGGGTGCTAGCTAGACTTGCAGCTTAG
- the LOC120273374 gene encoding protein trichome birefringence-like 3, whose amino-acid sequence MKLSKGKLPLSLMAIIISAVAFSGVIFTEDLRFLTEEKEKSMRKDELIDEDKIGFNPSECQVMDGQWVFNSSMEPPYTEQTCPYIEKQVACQSHGRKDKDFLHWEWQLDDCTLPRFNARVVLEKLRGKRMMFVGDSLQRGQWLSFVCMLQAGIPEDQKFMNRSTRSLAVFGAKEFNATVEFYWAPFLIESNSDLPIITDTTKRILHVDSIAKHAKNWVGVDILVFNTYVWWMTGHKLKSVWGSFSNGDEGNEELDIVFAYRLGMKTWANWVDSNIDPNLTRVFFITMSPAHMRSADWGNEKGIKCYNETKPVMKRGHWGSGSNKQLMEVVSNIIEKMRVPVTIVNITQLSEYRIDGHVSVYTETGGQKLTRKQKANPKRYADCIHWCLPGVPDTWNQVLYAYL is encoded by the exons ATGAAGCTTTCAAAGGGGAAGCTCCCTCTATCCCTTATGGCCATCATCATCAGTGCCGTGGCATTTTCCGGGGTGATCTTTACGGAGGATCTTCGGTTTCTTACCG AGGAGAAAGAGAAATCCATGAGGAAAGATGAGTTGATAGATGAAGATAAGATTGGATTCAATCCAAGTGAGTGTCAAGTAATGGATGGGCAATGGGTGTTCAATAGTTCAATGGAACCACCCTACACTGAACAGACATGTCCTTACATTGAAAAACAAGTAGCATGCCAAAGCCATGGAAGGAAAGATAAAGATTTCTTACACTGGGAATGGCAACTTGATGACTGTACTTTACCAAG GTTTAATGCAAGAGTTGTTCTTGAGAAGTTGAGAGGAAAGAGGATGATGTTTGTAGGGGATTCACTTCAGAGAGGACAATGGCTCTCATTTGTTTGCATGTTGCAAGCTGGAATACCAGAAGATCAAAAGTTTATGAATAGATCAACCCGCTCTTTAGCTGTTTTCGGAGctaag GAGTTCAATGCAACAGTGGAGTTCTATTGGGCACCATTCCTCATTGAATCAAACTCTGATCTTCCTATAATCACAGACACAACTAAAAGAATCCTTCATGTGGATTCAATagcaaagcatgcaaagaattGGGTTGGAGTTGATATCTTGGTCTTTAACACTTATGTTTGGTGGATGACTGGACATAAGCTCAAATCTGT GTGGGGATCATTTTCAAATGGTGATGAAGGGAATGAAGAACTTGATATTGTATTTGCCTATAGACTTGGCATGAAGACATGGGCCAATTGGGTTGACTCAAATATAGACCCAAACCTCACAAGAGTTTTCTTCATTACCATGTCCCCTGCTCACATGAG GAGTGCAGATTGGGGCAATGAGAAGGGAATCAAATGCTATAATGAAACAAAACCGGTGATGAAAAGGGGACATTGGGGAAGTGGTTCTAATAAACAGTTGATGGAAGTAGTGTCAAACATTATAGAGAAAATGAGAGTTCCAGTAACAATAGTAAACATAACACAACTCTCAGAATATAGAATTGATGGTCATGTATCTGTGTATACTGAAACAGGGGGACAAAAGTTGACTAGAAAACAAAAAGCTAACCCCAAACGTTATGCTGATTGCATACATTGGTGTTTGCCTGGAGTTCCAGACACTTGGAATCAAGTTCTTTATGCATATTTGTGA